A genomic region of Persephonella marina EX-H1 contains the following coding sequences:
- a CDS encoding tyrosine-type recombinase/integrase, protein MRISECVELYLSYISDRSAYTVRNYRTDLKQFVQSVGDKDITEITKADIAKFRMFLQANRRKSSTIARKLASVNSFFEYLIDLELISSSPVSKSHRPKVSQKIPSSLSNEEIQKVLKSCENLLEKTVIVLMLTTGIRSSELLSIRRSDILIEKDGRTFAPDTILENYTDGSEVAYIKIKGKGGKERVVPVSGKPLNILLQYLDKNRDERLFPFSYHTLRRLISNIGSRSGIPLHPHKLRHTAATIALKSGAELRVIQELLGHASPLTTARYAKVGHEQLVKATRTLSESIDL, encoded by the coding sequence ATGAGGATAAGTGAGTGTGTTGAGCTTTATCTTTCATATATATCGGACAGATCAGCTTATACTGTAAGAAATTACAGGACTGATCTCAAACAGTTTGTCCAGTCTGTTGGGGATAAAGATATAACAGAGATTACAAAAGCGGATATAGCAAAGTTCAGGATGTTCCTTCAGGCAAACAGGAGAAAGTCATCAACAATAGCGAGAAAGCTTGCATCTGTTAACTCGTTTTTTGAGTATCTTATTGATCTTGAACTGATAAGCTCATCTCCTGTTTCTAAATCTCACAGACCTAAGGTTTCTCAGAAAATTCCTTCATCTTTATCTAACGAGGAGATCCAGAAAGTTCTCAAGTCATGTGAAAATCTCCTTGAAAAAACTGTTATTGTTCTGATGTTAACGACGGGTATAAGGTCATCTGAACTATTAAGCATCAGAAGATCGGATATACTGATAGAAAAAGACGGGAGAACTTTTGCTCCGGATACTATCCTTGAAAATTATACAGATGGAAGCGAAGTGGCTTATATAAAGATAAAAGGAAAAGGTGGAAAGGAGAGGGTTGTTCCGGTTTCAGGAAAACCTCTTAATATTCTTCTTCAGTATCTTGATAAAAACAGGGATGAAAGACTCTTTCCTTTTTCATACCATACACTCAGAAGACTGATAAGCAACATAGGCAGTAGATCAGGAATACCTCTTCATCCACATAAACTTAGGCATACAGCTGCAACAATAGCTTTAAAGTCTGGGGCAGAGCTCAGAGTTATTCAGGAGTTGCTGGGTCACGCATCTCCACTGACAACAGCAAGATATGCAAAAGTAGGTCATGAACAGCTTGTTAAGGCAACAAGGACATTGTCTGAAAGTATAGATCTATAA
- a CDS encoding toprim domain-containing protein gives MEFSSFEDWKEKLKEEGSRENVVVLVEGKKDEDRLKKLGIKNIIPLKGKKFYDILEKVENCSEVILLFDLDKHGEKIFCKFFQILQREGIPVNRDFRDFLKKFNIKEIENIPLEGEPELKKNEVRDAC, from the coding sequence ATGGAATTCAGCTCCTTTGAAGACTGGAAAGAAAAGCTTAAAGAAGAAGGAAGCAGAGAAAATGTTGTTGTTCTTGTAGAAGGAAAAAAAGATGAGGATAGATTAAAAAAATTAGGTATTAAAAATATAATACCTCTCAAGGGAAAGAAATTTTATGATATTCTGGAAAAAGTTGAAAACTGCAGTGAGGTTATACTTTTATTTGATCTGGATAAACACGGAGAAAAGATATTCTGTAAGTTCTTTCAGATACTTCAGAGGGAAGGAATACCTGTTAACAGAGATTTCAGAGATTTCTTAAAAAAATTCAATATAAAAGAGATAGAAAATATACCTCTTGAAGGAGAACCTGAACTTAAAAAAAACGAGGTGAGAGATGCTTGCTAA
- a CDS encoding UbiX family flavin prenyltransferase encodes MESFIVCITGASGSLYGIRTVQELSLRYKVFLVVSNGAYTVMEKELGISRDAFIKNLPENVEIYSEEQIDAPVASGSRFSSVKGVIVAPCSMGTLGAVANGISSNLIHRVVDVALKERKKVCLLVREMPYSLVHIENMRKFTLAGGIIAPASPGFYHRPESVDDIVNFVVGKLLDIFGVEHSLYRRWREDEDK; translated from the coding sequence ATGGAGAGTTTTATCGTATGTATTACAGGTGCAAGTGGTTCATTATACGGTATAAGGACTGTTCAGGAACTGTCATTAAGGTATAAAGTATTTCTTGTTGTTTCCAATGGTGCCTACACTGTTATGGAAAAGGAGCTTGGTATCTCAAGAGATGCTTTCATCAAAAATTTACCTGAAAATGTTGAGATCTACTCTGAGGAACAGATAGATGCTCCTGTGGCAAGTGGATCAAGATTTTCCAGTGTGAAAGGGGTTATAGTAGCTCCATGTTCAATGGGAACACTTGGCGCTGTTGCCAATGGAATTTCCAGCAATCTGATACACAGGGTTGTTGATGTTGCTCTAAAGGAAAGGAAAAAGGTATGTCTTCTTGTAAGGGAGATGCCTTACTCCCTTGTTCATATAGAGAACATGAGGAAGTTTACCCTTGCAGGTGGTATAATAGCTCCTGCATCACCAGGTTTTTACCACAGACCTGAGAGTGTTGATGATATTGTAAATTTTGTTGTAGGTAAACTGCTGGATATATTCGGTGTTGAACACTCACTTTACAGAAGATGGAGGGAGGATGAGGATAAGTGA
- the hisF gene encoding imidazole glycerol phosphate synthase subunit HisF: MLAKRIIPCLDVNKGRVVKGVNFVNLVDAGDPVEAAKAYDEAGADELVFLDITASAEERDIILDVVKQTAETVFMPLTVGGGVRSLEDVRKLLESGADKVSINTAAVKNPSLVESAAVRFGSSTIVVAIDAKRTGKDRWEVYINGGRTATGIDAVEWAKAVEDLGAGEILLTSMDRDGTKNGYDIALTRAISEAVSIPVIASGGAGKKEDFYDAFTEGKADAALAASLFHFKELTIGELKEFLKEKGIPVRL; the protein is encoded by the coding sequence ATGCTTGCTAAAAGAATAATCCCATGTCTTGACGTTAATAAAGGAAGGGTTGTAAAAGGTGTTAACTTTGTTAATCTTGTTGATGCGGGAGACCCTGTAGAGGCTGCTAAAGCCTATGACGAGGCAGGGGCTGACGAACTTGTTTTCCTTGATATAACAGCATCTGCAGAAGAAAGGGATATAATACTTGATGTTGTTAAACAGACAGCTGAGACAGTCTTTATGCCTCTAACGGTTGGGGGAGGTGTCAGATCACTTGAGGATGTGAGGAAACTCCTTGAGAGTGGTGCTGACAAGGTATCTATAAATACAGCCGCAGTAAAAAATCCATCCCTTGTAGAATCAGCTGCTGTAAGATTTGGTTCGTCAACAATAGTGGTAGCGATAGATGCAAAAAGAACAGGCAAGGATAGATGGGAGGTTTATATAAACGGAGGAAGAACAGCTACAGGTATAGATGCTGTTGAATGGGCTAAAGCTGTTGAGGATTTAGGTGCAGGGGAGATACTTCTAACATCAATGGACAGGGATGGAACCAAAAATGGTTACGATATAGCTCTAACAAGAGCCATAAGTGAGGCCGTTTCAATACCTGTTATAGCTTCAGGTGGAGCAGGAAAAAAGGAAGATTTTTATGATGCATTCACAGAGGGGAAGGCTGATGCTGCACTTGCTGCCTCACTTTTCCATTTCAAAGAGCTTACAATAGGGGAGCTTAAAGAGTTTTTAAAGGAAAAAGGGATTCCGGTAAGGTTATAG